From a single Anaerolineales bacterium genomic region:
- a CDS encoding molybdopterin molybdotransferase MoeA, translating to MPEFLTLLPPDQAREKLLAHLPAPTIASDHLAVDSALGRVTAEDILAPHPLPEFPRTTVDGYAVRARDTFGATDSLPAYLHLIGEVPMGDEPSFEIGAGQCAIIHTGGMLPKGADAVVMLEYTQTVRAGLPESENGIADRSRPAPTAEIEIFKSVAEGENVINIGEDVAKDQIVITKGTVLRPAEIGGLMALGITALRVARLVRVGLISTGDEVIEPSRRPRPGQVRDINSYTLGALVEKSGGVAVRYGIIGDQFEVLKEAAAQALSECDAVIITAGSSASTRDMTAEVIRGLGEPGVLVHGINTRPGKPTILGVCNNKAVIGLPGNPVSALVNGYLFVVPVIEKLLGALPKPKATVQAKLIVNLPSQAGREDWWAVKLLPSPGRRGAGGEVYEAEPIFGKSNLIFTLAAADGLLKIHPDATGLSAGEIVEVMLI from the coding sequence ATGCCTGAATTTCTGACTCTCCTCCCGCCCGACCAAGCCCGCGAAAAACTGCTTGCGCATCTTCCTGCGCCGACAATTGCCTCTGACCATCTGGCAGTCGATTCCGCCCTCGGCAGAGTCACCGCGGAAGACATCCTCGCCCCCCATCCCTTGCCCGAATTCCCGCGCACCACCGTCGATGGCTACGCTGTCCGCGCGCGCGACACCTTCGGCGCAACAGATTCCCTGCCCGCGTATCTTCATCTCATCGGTGAAGTGCCGATGGGAGATGAACCGTCGTTCGAGATCGGCGCCGGTCAATGCGCGATCATCCACACGGGTGGCATGCTCCCCAAAGGCGCGGACGCGGTCGTGATGCTGGAATACACACAAACGGTAAGGGCAGGTCTTCCCGAATCGGAAAACGGCATTGCAGATCGATCAAGACCTGCCCCTACCGCAGAAATCGAGATTTTCAAATCCGTTGCGGAGGGGGAGAACGTCATTAACATCGGCGAGGACGTGGCAAAAGATCAAATTGTGATCACGAAAGGGACGGTCCTCCGTCCCGCCGAGATCGGTGGTTTGATGGCGTTGGGAATTACAGCTTTGCGCGTAGCCAGATTGGTGCGCGTGGGGTTGATCTCTACGGGAGATGAGGTCATCGAGCCAAGTCGACGCCCGCGCCCGGGGCAGGTACGTGACATCAACTCATACACGCTGGGAGCGCTTGTCGAAAAAAGCGGCGGCGTGGCAGTCCGCTACGGGATCATCGGCGACCAGTTCGAGGTCCTGAAAGAGGCGGCGGCGCAGGCGCTGTCCGAATGTGACGCGGTCATCATCACGGCGGGCTCATCCGCCTCCACGCGCGATATGACCGCCGAAGTCATTCGGGGGTTGGGGGAGCCCGGCGTGCTGGTGCATGGCATTAACACACGTCCCGGCAAACCAACCATTTTGGGCGTGTGCAATAACAAGGCGGTGATCGGCTTGCCCGGCAACCCCGTCAGCGCCTTAGTGAATGGATATTTATTCGTCGTGCCTGTGATCGAGAAATTGCTGGGCGCGCTTCCCAAGCCCAAAGCGACCGTGCAAGCGAAGTTGATCGTCAACCTGCCGTCACAGGCGGGGCGCGAAGACTGGTGGGCAGTAAAACTGCTCCCCTCTCCTGGCAGGAGAGGGGCTGGGGGTGAGGTCTACGAAGCCGAACCCATCTTCGGAAAATCCAACCTGATCTTCACCCTCGCCGCTGCCGATGGGCTTTTGAAGATCCATCCCGATGCGACGGGGTTGAGCGCCGGGGAGATCGTGGAAGTGATGCTGATCTAG
- a CDS encoding trimethylamine methyltransferase family protein: MRPKLTLLSDEIIARILEEAYELLLCPGIKVQNKEARDLLAAAGAKLYPETQVVGIPKALVQRALESVPREFYLYDYDGNPTVHYGGDSVHFDPGSSGITMLNPDTLEHDTTETEHLIRLLKVAEQIPQYDAQSTAVICHDVPKDIQDSYRLYLALLYSKKPIVTGAFTNQTVQEMIDMLALFAGSAEASREKPRAIFDVCPAPPLIWSNFGAGNLIALARAGIPAEIVSVPLAGAAAPVTMLGTVTQHTAECLAGIVIHQLAKPGSPIVWGGAAAIFDMKKGATPMGAIETAMLDCSYAQVAKTLNMPTHTYLGATDSKLVDAQAGLESGITAMVGALSGINMISGSGMLDFLACHSAEKLVIDAEGIAMAKRMIGGVKQHTDTLATGFYDDKINFKGGDFLKQKITMQLFREEQHLPSDIIDRNSTRAWKAAGSLDAFGRAKLRVQELLASYSRPELDPDQIARLHSYMLNLAKKAGIEELPGLEDFEVA; encoded by the coding sequence ATGAGACCAAAACTAACCCTGCTAAGTGACGAGATCATTGCCCGCATTCTGGAGGAGGCATACGAACTTCTCTTGTGTCCTGGCATTAAAGTCCAAAACAAAGAAGCGCGTGATTTGCTCGCCGCCGCAGGCGCAAAACTTTATCCAGAAACCCAAGTGGTTGGGATTCCCAAAGCGCTCGTTCAACGCGCATTGGAAAGCGTGCCGCGCGAGTTCTACTTGTATGACTACGACGGCAACCCCACCGTCCACTACGGCGGCGACTCGGTGCACTTTGACCCGGGTTCCTCCGGCATCACCATGCTCAACCCCGACACGCTCGAGCATGACACCACCGAAACCGAACATCTCATCCGCTTGCTCAAAGTGGCGGAGCAGATTCCGCAATACGACGCGCAATCCACGGCGGTGATCTGTCACGACGTACCCAAAGATATTCAAGATTCCTATCGCCTTTATCTGGCGTTACTTTATTCCAAGAAACCCATCGTCACAGGCGCGTTCACCAACCAGACCGTGCAAGAGATGATCGACATGCTCGCGCTCTTCGCGGGCAGCGCCGAAGCCTCACGCGAAAAACCGCGCGCCATCTTTGACGTCTGCCCCGCTCCGCCGCTCATTTGGAGCAACTTCGGCGCAGGCAACCTGATCGCGCTCGCACGCGCGGGCATCCCTGCCGAAATTGTCTCCGTTCCATTGGCTGGCGCGGCGGCTCCCGTCACCATGCTTGGCACGGTCACCCAACACACAGCAGAATGTTTGGCGGGCATCGTCATTCATCAGTTGGCAAAACCAGGCTCACCCATCGTGTGGGGCGGCGCAGCAGCCATCTTCGACATGAAAAAAGGCGCAACACCAATGGGCGCCATCGAAACCGCCATGCTCGACTGCTCCTACGCGCAAGTCGCAAAAACGCTCAACATGCCCACCCACACCTACCTCGGCGCAACTGACTCAAAACTCGTCGATGCGCAGGCGGGGCTTGAAAGCGGCATCACTGCCATGGTCGGCGCGTTGAGCGGCATCAACATGATCTCAGGCTCAGGCATGTTGGACTTCCTCGCCTGTCACTCCGCCGAAAAACTCGTCATCGACGCGGAAGGCATCGCGATGGCAAAGCGCATGATCGGCGGCGTCAAGCAGCACACCGACACCCTCGCCACAGGTTTCTATGACGACAAGATCAACTTCAAAGGCGGCGACTTCCTCAAACAGAAAATTACGATGCAACTCTTCCGCGAAGAACAGCACCTGCCCTCAGACATCATCGACCGCAACTCGACTCGCGCATGGAAAGCCGCTGGCAGTCTGGATGCCTTCGGCAGAGCCAAACTCCGCGTGCAGGAATTGCTCGCCTCGTACTCCCGCCCTGAACTTGATCCCGACCAGATAGCCCGTCTCCACTCGTACATGCTCAACCTTGCCAAGAAAGCTGGCATCGAAGAATTACCCGGACTGGAAGATTTCGAAGTTGCATAA
- a CDS encoding dihydropteroate synthase — MHTILRSETKEVVIGIDKPFVIIGEKLNPTGIKKLGQALVERNMDYVKHLAKRQVNWGADVLDVNVGHPQIEEAEVMPLVVEAVQSVTDIPLCIDSNEPKILEAGLNAIKGGKPLVNSVNGEEKQLAAVLPIVKARGAAVIGLTIADEGIPPTAEGRLAAAAKVIERAAKVGIPIEDIIIDPLVMTVGHDSKAAMVTLKAIELIRNEFGVNISLGASNVSFGLPDRHSVNAAMLSIAMQAGATCSITDPIKLGGAIKATDLLLGKDPNSMRYLKYFRATEKLREAEAAAKQ, encoded by the coding sequence ATGCACACCATTCTACGATCGGAAACAAAGGAAGTCGTCATCGGCATTGACAAACCGTTCGTCATCATCGGCGAAAAACTGAACCCGACGGGCATCAAAAAGCTCGGACAGGCGCTGGTGGAACGCAACATGGACTATGTCAAGCATCTCGCCAAACGGCAGGTGAATTGGGGCGCAGATGTGTTGGATGTCAACGTGGGACATCCGCAAATTGAAGAGGCGGAGGTCATGCCGCTGGTGGTCGAAGCCGTGCAATCCGTGACGGATATTCCGCTGTGCATCGACTCGAACGAGCCGAAGATCCTTGAGGCAGGCTTGAACGCCATCAAGGGCGGCAAGCCGCTGGTGAACTCGGTCAACGGGGAGGAAAAGCAACTGGCGGCGGTCCTGCCCATCGTCAAGGCGCGAGGCGCGGCGGTCATCGGGTTGACGATCGCGGACGAGGGCATCCCGCCGACAGCAGAGGGACGTCTTGCGGCTGCGGCGAAGGTCATCGAACGCGCGGCAAAGGTTGGCATTCCCATCGAGGACATCATCATCGACCCGCTGGTGATGACGGTCGGACACGACAGCAAGGCGGCGATGGTCACGCTCAAAGCGATCGAACTCATCCGCAACGAGTTTGGCGTGAACATCAGCCTGGGCGCAAGCAATGTTTCCTTTGGGCTGCCAGACCGCCATTCGGTCAACGCGGCGATGCTCTCCATCGCGATGCAGGCAGGCGCGACATGCTCCATCACCGACCCGATCAAACTCGGCGGCGCCATCAAAGCCACCGACTTGCTTTTAGGAAAAGATCCCAACTCGATGCGTTATCTGAAATATTTCCGCGCGACGGAAAAGTTGCGAGAAGCAGAAGCGGCGGCAAAGCAGTAA
- a CDS encoding M20 family metallopeptidase produces MIKQAHAISEELIEWRRDFHQHPETGFDVHRTAGIVADELEKMGYRVKRGVGKTGVVAEIGEGGKVVAIRADMDALPIFEQNETEYVSKTEGKMHACGHDAHTSMALGAARILAKEKLNGRIRFLFQPCEETADEEGKSGAQRMFAEGAVDGVDYVIAQHVDPTSPVGTIRINEGPSGGGVDSWTAVIRGKGGHGAYPQASNDPFVMLAHVIMGLNAIISRRLDPFEPAVVSIGAVNGGFTENVIPDQVELKGTMRFTSMDVEKKLREEIARVFEIVKTLGGEYELDFLFGGLPLVNDRHVAETIAKVGKELLGEEKVEPMHKTLGAEDFPAFLQNAPGAMFTLGTKIEGREVYELHHPKFDLDERALPVGTAVLAETALRFLNE; encoded by the coding sequence ATGATCAAGCAGGCACATGCAATTTCGGAAGAACTTATCGAATGGCGGCGTGACTTTCACCAGCACCCCGAAACGGGATTTGACGTCCATCGCACGGCGGGGATCGTGGCGGATGAACTGGAAAAGATGGGGTATCGAGTCAAGCGCGGGGTGGGCAAAACAGGCGTGGTCGCGGAAATAGGCGAAGGCGGCAAGGTCGTCGCCATCCGCGCGGACATGGACGCGCTTCCAATCTTCGAGCAAAATGAAACGGAGTATGTGTCCAAGACGGAAGGCAAGATGCATGCCTGCGGACACGATGCACATACGTCCATGGCGTTGGGCGCGGCGCGGATCTTGGCGAAGGAAAAATTGAACGGGCGGATACGCTTCCTGTTCCAACCCTGCGAAGAGACCGCGGACGAGGAAGGCAAGAGCGGCGCACAGCGCATGTTCGCGGAGGGCGCGGTGGACGGCGTGGATTACGTCATCGCCCAGCACGTGGATCCGACCAGCCCTGTCGGCACGATCCGCATCAACGAAGGTCCGAGCGGCGGCGGCGTGGATTCATGGACTGCCGTCATCCGCGGCAAAGGCGGGCACGGCGCGTACCCGCAGGCGTCGAACGATCCGTTCGTGATGCTGGCGCATGTCATCATGGGATTGAACGCCATCATCTCGCGCAGGCTTGATCCATTCGAGCCAGCAGTGGTCAGCATTGGCGCGGTCAACGGCGGGTTCACTGAGAACGTCATCCCGGATCAGGTGGAACTTAAGGGAACGATGCGCTTCACATCCATGGATGTCGAGAAGAAACTTCGCGAAGAGATCGCGCGGGTCTTCGAGATCGTAAAAACACTTGGCGGGGAATATGAATTGGACTTTCTGTTCGGCGGCTTGCCCCTTGTCAACGACAGGCATGTTGCTGAAACGATCGCGAAGGTCGGGAAAGAGCTGCTCGGCGAGGAGAAAGTCGAGCCGATGCACAAAACACTCGGCGCAGAGGATTTTCCTGCATTTTTGCAGAATGCACCCGGCGCGATGTTCACATTGGGAACGAAGATCGAAGGACGCGAGGTGTACGAATTGCATCATCCCAAATTCGATCTGGATGAACGCGCTCTTCCCGTCGGGACGGCTGTTCTGGCAGAGACAGCGTTGCGCTTTTTGAACGAATAA
- a CDS encoding S9 family peptidase, with protein MLTLPELLHIPNVDNGLPFTVSPDERQIIFSWNRSGSWELHAMSLRARSAKRSHDNGEIASGLTPLATTLEGAKFSPRFSPDGTKIAFALDPDGSESYHICVHDLKTGVTTDLTPDILYANQPNMSWSPDGETLALLSEAKGMFSLYTLPLDGSGLRLTRNVFHPCWDAVWSPDGNWIAVESEWKASDRSIFIVPVGRGHKKGVRPRTMQLMLDGKVLNAQQPAWSPDSKSLAFSCENGEWFNIGVFAVETQEISWLTDSAGDDTQPAWSRSGEIVGWVHAEGAKTSFQFKERGGEVRQVKVGDGLHAFPQFVSDGVILVYEDVNHPPDLWKIDLESGKAAQLTRSLDEELNFSQPEEISYAGLDGIQVPALLYRAGNENAVLDIHGGPNWHFSFGWNPLMSYMAARGWTVLAPNYRGSTGYGKAWQNASRYDMGGVDNDDCAAGAKFLLESGLAKKVAVTGRSHGGYLTMTCLTTHPELFAGGSAVVPFLNWLKSHEESREDLRHWNIENMGDPEDNKDLWHARSPYFFLDRVSAPVQMICGANDPRCPASDSLDARDKLVELGKEVELHLYEDEGHSFLKIENVIDAEVKRLEFLERVLRD; from the coding sequence ATGTTGACCCTGCCCGAACTCCTCCACATTCCAAATGTTGATAACGGCTTGCCGTTTACCGTCTCGCCTGATGAACGTCAGATCATCTTTTCGTGGAACAGATCGGGGAGTTGGGAGTTACATGCTATGTCATTGCGAGCGCGAAGCGCGAAGCGATCTCATGACAACGGGGAGATTGCTTCTGGGCTAACGCCCCTCGCAACAACATTGGAAGGCGCAAAATTCTCCCCGCGCTTTTCACCCGACGGCACGAAGATCGCTTTTGCCTTAGACCCTGACGGCAGTGAGTCGTATCACATCTGCGTGCATGACCTGAAAACAGGCGTCACCACTGACCTGACGCCCGACATTCTATACGCCAATCAGCCAAATATGAGCTGGTCACCCGACGGCGAGACGTTGGCGCTCCTGTCCGAAGCCAAGGGGATGTTCTCGCTGTACACCCTGCCACTCGATGGCAGCGGACTGCGCCTGACGCGCAACGTCTTCCACCCATGCTGGGACGCAGTCTGGTCACCCGATGGGAATTGGATCGCGGTCGAATCCGAGTGGAAGGCGAGCGACCGCAGCATTTTCATCGTCCCAGTGGGGCGCGGACATAAGAAGGGCGTCCGTCCGCGCACGATGCAACTGATGCTGGATGGCAAAGTGTTGAATGCCCAACAACCTGCATGGTCGCCTGATTCCAAGTCACTGGCGTTCTCGTGCGAAAATGGGGAATGGTTCAATATCGGCGTGTTCGCTGTGGAGACGCAGGAGATTTCATGGCTGACAGACTCCGCGGGCGATGATACGCAACCCGCATGGTCGCGGAGCGGAGAAATCGTCGGCTGGGTACATGCTGAGGGAGCAAAGACCAGTTTTCAATTTAAAGAAAGAGGCGGTGAAGTTCGTCAAGTCAAAGTCGGGGATGGCTTGCATGCTTTCCCGCAGTTTGTATCCGATGGAGTCATCCTTGTTTATGAAGATGTCAATCATCCGCCTGATTTGTGGAAGATAGATTTGGAAAGCGGCAAAGCGGCACAACTCACGAGGTCGCTGGATGAAGAATTGAATTTTTCGCAGCCTGAAGAAATCTCGTATGCAGGCTTGGACGGCATACAAGTGCCTGCGTTGTTGTATCGCGCGGGGAATGAAAACGCGGTGCTGGATATTCACGGCGGACCGAACTGGCATTTTTCATTTGGATGGAATCCGTTGATGAGTTACATGGCTGCGCGCGGCTGGACGGTGCTTGCGCCGAATTATCGCGGCTCGACGGGTTACGGCAAGGCGTGGCAAAACGCCAGCCGCTACGACATGGGCGGCGTAGACAATGACGATTGCGCGGCAGGCGCGAAGTTCTTATTGGAGAGCGGGCTTGCGAAAAAGGTTGCAGTGACCGGGCGCAGTCATGGCGGATATCTGACGATGACCTGCCTGACAACGCATCCTGAATTATTTGCGGGCGGCTCAGCGGTTGTGCCGTTCTTGAATTGGCTCAAATCGCATGAAGAGTCGCGCGAAGATCTAAGGCATTGGAACATCGAGAATATGGGCGACCCCGAAGATAACAAGGATTTGTGGCATGCGCGTTCGCCATATTTCTTTTTAGACCGCGTGAGTGCGCCCGTGCAAATGATCTGCGGAGCGAACGACCCGCGCTGCCCTGCATCGGATTCGCTGGATGCTCGGGATAAACTGGTGGAGTTGGGGAAGGAAGTAGAATTACATTTGTACGAAGACGAAGGACATTCGTTCTTGAAGATCGAGAACGTGATCGACGCGGAGGTGAAGCGTTTGGAGTTTTTGGAGAGAGTTTTAAGAGATTAA
- a CDS encoding trimethylamine methyltransferase family protein, with the protein MQPLKFLSDEDIQAMHEATLQVLQEAGVFWTHQPSLDILQGAGCTVKDNRVFFPPALVMDSIAKANKRPVIRGRNGQVNELGNGTLYFHNLGGARDVYDARTDTRRVATAEDCTDAVRLLDALPNCNTVTPFFTPPDVSNEMLSLYMYRHALSNTVKPVQGPGIQFGHEVRFAVEMAAVVGTKPEELTLSLSPVSPLTMHDIAAEAIMEMAKYGVIHANLPCPTGGATSPMTITGSIVQQSAESLAPLVLAQIINPGCGFVYCGRLGMLEPRTGLIWGGVELGLSSAATVQLGHYYGFSVNVYGFSTNAHTLDAQNAFERGLNASIPALAGADELSGIGEMEAGVMGSFAQMVLDNELAGSVQRLRKGLSADAEHLAVNIILDVMNGTRNFLGQKHTMKHLRGGEMALTKFAERNSWDTWEEKLGRKQMADYAVDEAERILREHVVPPLDAAQEAELDKILAAAEKETVKKK; encoded by the coding sequence ATGCAACCATTAAAGTTCCTATCCGATGAAGATATCCAAGCGATGCACGAAGCCACCTTGCAGGTTTTGCAGGAGGCAGGCGTTTTCTGGACGCACCAACCCAGCCTTGATATTTTGCAGGGTGCGGGTTGTACTGTAAAAGATAACCGCGTCTTCTTCCCGCCTGCCTTGGTGATGGATTCCATCGCCAAAGCAAATAAACGCCCTGTGATCCGCGGACGCAATGGGCAGGTCAACGAGTTGGGCAATGGCACGTTGTATTTCCACAACCTTGGTGGTGCACGCGATGTGTACGATGCCCGTACCGACACCCGCCGCGTGGCAACAGCCGAAGATTGTACCGACGCCGTCCGCTTGTTGGATGCGCTGCCAAACTGCAACACGGTCACGCCCTTCTTCACTCCGCCCGATGTTTCCAATGAAATGCTGTCCCTGTACATGTATCGTCATGCGCTCTCGAACACGGTCAAACCTGTTCAGGGACCCGGCATTCAGTTCGGGCATGAAGTCCGCTTCGCTGTGGAGATGGCGGCGGTGGTCGGTACAAAGCCTGAAGAACTAACACTCTCGCTGTCCCCCGTCAGCCCGTTGACGATGCACGACATCGCTGCCGAAGCCATTATGGAAATGGCAAAGTACGGCGTGATCCATGCCAACCTGCCCTGTCCCACAGGCGGCGCGACCTCGCCGATGACCATCACAGGCAGCATCGTACAGCAAAGCGCCGAGTCGCTGGCTCCGCTGGTGCTGGCGCAGATCATCAACCCCGGCTGCGGCTTCGTCTATTGCGGTCGTTTGGGGATGTTGGAGCCGCGCACGGGATTGATCTGGGGCGGCGTGGAACTGGGGTTATCGTCCGCCGCCACGGTTCAACTCGGACATTATTACGGGTTCAGCGTTAACGTGTACGGATTCTCGACCAATGCCCACACCCTCGACGCCCAAAACGCTTTCGAACGCGGACTCAACGCCTCCATCCCCGCCCTGGCTGGGGCAGATGAACTCTCAGGCATCGGCGAAATGGAAGCAGGAGTGATGGGTTCGTTTGCGCAAATGGTCTTGGATAATGAACTGGCGGGCAGTGTGCAACGCCTGCGCAAGGGACTTTCAGCGGACGCGGAACACCTCGCTGTGAATATCATTTTGGACGTGATGAACGGCACGCGCAACTTCCTCGGGCAGAAGCACACCATGAAACATCTGCGCGGCGGCGAAATGGCGCTGACCAAATTTGCCGAACGCAACTCATGGGATACTTGGGAGGAGAAACTCGGGCGCAAACAAATGGCAGATTATGCTGTTGATGAAGCCGAGCGTATTTTGCGCGAGCATGTCGTCCCGCCATTGGACGCCGCACAGGAAGCGGAATTGGACAAAATTCTGGCAGCGGCAGAGAAAGAGACTGTCAAGAAGAAGTAA
- a CDS encoding trimethylamine methyltransferase family protein: protein MQPKLSLLDDALIARILDEAYQLMLKPGIKVQNAEARRLLAEAGADVNEETHVVRIPEQIVRKALETVPSVFHLYDYEGKPKVQYGGDAVHFDPGSSGISVLIPETLEHKTAETEDLLRVIKVAESLPQYDAQSTAVVCHDVPKDIHDLYRLYLVMMYSKKPIVTGAFTNQTVNAMIDMLAIFAGGRDNLRTKPRAIFDACPSPPLIWSNFGAGQLIELARAGVPAEIVSMPLAGAAAPVTLLGAVTQHAAECLSGITIHQLAHAGSPIVWGGAPAIFEMRKGGTPYGAIETAMIDSSYAQVGKALGLPTHTYLGATDTKVLDMQAGMDSTMGFLVGALSGINMISGAGMLDSLLCQSPEKLVIDAEGIAMAKRMLKGMLVQSETLATEFFEGVNFKGGDFLKQKVTMKLFPKEQHMPTKIIDRDSIRGWKEAGSLDTFDRARVHVKEILASYSRPVLDPVHEAELHAYVLTLAKQAGMEELPPIKDLQFA, encoded by the coding sequence ATGCAACCCAAACTCTCCCTGCTCGATGATGCCCTGATCGCCCGCATCCTCGACGAGGCATACCAGCTGATGCTCAAGCCCGGCATCAAGGTGCAGAACGCCGAAGCGAGACGCCTGCTCGCCGAAGCAGGCGCGGACGTGAACGAAGAAACGCACGTCGTCCGCATTCCAGAGCAGATCGTCCGTAAGGCGCTGGAAACCGTTCCCAGCGTGTTCCATCTCTATGATTACGAGGGCAAGCCCAAAGTCCAGTACGGAGGCGATGCAGTCCACTTCGACCCAGGTTCCTCGGGCATCTCCGTCCTCATCCCAGAGACGTTGGAACACAAGACCGCCGAGACCGAAGACCTGCTGCGTGTCATCAAAGTGGCGGAGAGTTTGCCGCAATACGACGCGCAGTCCACGGCGGTGGTCTGCCACGATGTACCGAAAGACATCCATGACCTGTATCGTTTGTATCTGGTCATGATGTATTCGAAGAAGCCGATTGTCACGGGCGCGTTCACGAACCAAACTGTGAATGCGATGATCGACATGCTCGCCATCTTTGCGGGCGGACGCGACAACCTACGCACCAAACCGCGCGCCATTTTCGACGCCTGCCCCTCACCGCCATTGATCTGGTCGAACTTCGGCGCGGGTCAATTGATCGAACTCGCGCGAGCGGGCGTCCCTGCTGAAATTGTCTCGATGCCATTGGCAGGCGCAGCGGCTCCCGTGACCTTGCTCGGCGCGGTCACGCAGCACGCGGCAGAATGCCTTTCGGGCATCACCATCCATCAACTTGCGCATGCGGGTTCGCCCATCGTGTGGGGTGGCGCACCCGCCATCTTTGAAATGCGCAAAGGCGGCACACCCTACGGCGCCATCGAAACCGCCATGATCGACTCATCGTACGCACAGGTCGGCAAGGCGCTGGGTCTGCCCACCCACACCTACCTCGGCGCAACCGACACGAAAGTGCTCGACATGCAAGCCGGTATGGATAGCACCATGGGTTTCCTCGTCGGCGCGTTGAGCGGCATCAACATGATCTCCGGCGCGGGCATGTTGGACTCGCTCCTCTGTCAAAGCCCCGAAAAACTCGTCATCGACGCGGAAGGCATCGCGATGGCAAAACGCATGTTGAAAGGCATGCTCGTCCAATCGGAAACGCTCGCCACCGAATTCTTTGAAGGCGTCAATTTCAAAGGCGGCGACTTCCTCAAACAAAAAGTGACCATGAAACTCTTCCCGAAAGAACAGCACATGCCCACCAAGATCATCGACCGCGACTCGATTCGCGGCTGGAAGGAAGCCGGTTCGCTGGATACTTTCGACCGCGCGCGAGTCCACGTGAAGGAAATCCTCGCCTCTTATTCTCGACCTGTGCTTGATCCCGTCCATGAAGCTGAACTCCACGCCTATGTTTTGACTCTCGCCAAACAGGCAGGCATGGAAGAATTACCGCCCATAAAGGATTTACAATTCGCCTAA
- a CDS encoding alpha/beta fold hydrolase translates to MMRKTLILILAIFSLTACMTQAAIPDTLPTPIAKISTLTETPSPTAISETATASPLPTATPVPHPMSIIALRNGDYPGSEITIVRELERGLNYRRYYAYYLSEGLKIYALLTIPNGAPPEGGFPAIVFNHGYIPPNVYRTTERYLAYVDQLARAGFVVFRIDYRGHDRSEGEATGAYGNPGYQVDVLNAVSSLKQHPNVNPEKIGMWGHSMGGYLTLRAMVISDDIKAGVIWAGVVASYPEMLYNWRRTGSFTPSPSSTGRGWRSGWINQYGTPEQNPVFWDSVSANSYLTDLSGPLQLHHGTNDDDVPVEFSIRLAEQARAVNQTADLYIYEGDNHNISGFFSTAMNRTIEFFNTYLK, encoded by the coding sequence ATGATGAGAAAAACTTTAATACTGATACTCGCCATTTTCAGCCTGACCGCCTGCATGACACAGGCTGCCATCCCCGATACCCTGCCAACTCCCATTGCCAAGATATCGACGCTCACCGAGACACCATCCCCAACTGCAATAAGTGAAACGGCAACCGCATCGCCTCTCCCCACCGCGACGCCTGTCCCCCACCCGATGAGCATCATCGCCCTGCGGAACGGCGACTACCCCGGCAGCGAGATCACCATCGTCCGCGAACTGGAACGCGGGTTGAACTACCGCCGCTACTACGCTTATTATCTTTCGGAAGGATTAAAGATCTATGCCCTGCTGACCATCCCAAACGGCGCGCCGCCTGAAGGCGGCTTCCCTGCCATTGTGTTCAATCACGGATATATTCCGCCCAATGTCTACCGCACGACGGAACGATACCTTGCCTACGTGGACCAACTCGCCCGAGCAGGCTTCGTTGTTTTCCGCATTGACTACCGCGGACACGACCGCTCCGAGGGGGAAGCTACCGGCGCGTACGGAAATCCCGGGTATCAAGTCGATGTGCTGAATGCCGTATCGTCACTCAAACAGCATCCCAATGTGAATCCGGAGAAGATCGGCATGTGGGGACACTCGATGGGCGGCTATCTCACGCTGCGCGCAATGGTCATCTCCGATGACATCAAAGCGGGTGTGATCTGGGCGGGCGTCGTCGCTTCATATCCTGAAATGCTGTACAACTGGCGGCGGACTGGATCGTTCACCCCGTCACCGAGCTCAACGGGAAGAGGCTGGCGTTCAGGATGGATCAATCAGTATGGCACGCCCGAGCAGAATCCCGTCTTTTGGGATTCCGTCTCCGCGAATTCCTATCTCACGGATCTCTCCGGACCTCTGCAATTGCATCATGGAACCAATGACGACGATGTCCCCGTGGAATTTTCCATCCGGCTCGCCGAACAGGCGCGCGCCGTAAACCAGACCGCCGATCTATACATATACGAAGGCGATAACCACAATATATCGGGTTTCTTCTCTACAGCCATGAACAGGACGATCGAGTTTTTCAATACGTATTTGAAGTAA